One window from the genome of Candidatus Kryptoniota bacterium encodes:
- a CDS encoding TIM-barrel domain-containing protein, producing MKHITNGVAVTTQSATVKVQFFSDRIVRVEKWPAQGIEKKKSLSVIMKPMPHLKTVCVEKNETLVISSSWISVVISKPDGRVRFTTKDGNSLLMEDSCFFQRAIYGSDSAFSMEQEFVLTPNEGIYGLGEDQHGYMNYRAKTVTLVQTNTNAISPFLVSTMNYGILWDNYSKTVFQDDGKSRASIWSDVGDNLDYYFIYGANIDSVIAGYRELTGQAPMYGKWAYGYWQSKEHYKTQDEVLSIAKKYRDLRIPIDNVIQDWDYWNGAKNWSGMFFDKTRFPHPKEMTDSLHGMNFHFMISIWPALGPNTEIYHDMEKRGFLYSPVGWGGFKYYDAYNPAADKLYWKYLKNGLLSKGVDAWWIDSTEPDLINANTVESTEYEMKRVGNNHLGSWARYLNAFSLAMTDQLYSNYRREYSDKRFYVLTRSTFAGQQRAAATTWTGDIGASWEIYRNQISAGINHSMSGIPYYTFDIGAFVLGAYGGVFNRGGNDPAYEELYARMFQFGAFCPIFRAHGSETPREIWAFSDTIGTGEKFSDAMLEVDNLRYRLLPYIYSLAWKVTSQGYTIMRGLPMDFESDPKTYDIDNEFMFGPSILVCPVTRWMYYRPPEPSVLIGPESFRTDNGEPGILATYCRDSKHKIVTKQEVEPNINMNWYATGRPAYVTDSSFSIRWEGKLVPVESGKYQFHMRSYDAKRIILDGKQLPIVYTSVEQFTDTLDLIAGKEYSFVLETENATPGAAHMELNWKTPSIFGRENVNEPRPKTTEVYLPNCGGWYDFWTGEKYEGGQNILADAPIDKIPIYVRTGSIIPMGPFVQYSTEKPADPIELRIYPGADGRFTLYEDENDNYDYEKGIYSTITFEWIDSAGTLTVGKRVGTFPGMLKDRTFNVILVDKELGIGVESEKRVTEVIKYSGSESKVKL from the coding sequence ATGAAGCACATCACGAACGGCGTGGCTGTCACGACGCAATCGGCTACCGTCAAGGTGCAGTTCTTCAGCGACAGGATTGTCAGAGTGGAAAAGTGGCCCGCCCAAGGCATCGAAAAGAAGAAGAGTCTTTCAGTAATAATGAAGCCGATGCCTCATCTGAAGACGGTGTGTGTTGAGAAGAACGAGACGCTCGTAATCTCCTCTTCATGGATTTCGGTTGTGATTTCAAAACCTGATGGAAGAGTGCGTTTCACCACGAAGGATGGCAATTCATTGTTAATGGAGGATTCGTGCTTTTTTCAGCGCGCTATCTACGGTTCCGATTCCGCCTTTTCAATGGAGCAAGAATTCGTTTTGACTCCGAACGAAGGTATCTATGGGCTTGGCGAAGACCAGCACGGGTACATGAACTACCGCGCGAAAACGGTGACGCTCGTCCAGACTAATACAAATGCAATCAGCCCATTCCTTGTGTCAACGATGAACTATGGCATCTTATGGGATAACTACTCGAAAACAGTTTTCCAGGATGACGGAAAATCTCGCGCCAGTATTTGGTCCGATGTGGGCGACAATCTTGATTACTATTTCATTTACGGAGCGAACATCGACAGCGTAATCGCAGGCTATAGAGAGCTCACAGGACAGGCGCCAATGTACGGTAAGTGGGCATACGGCTACTGGCAAAGCAAAGAACATTACAAAACACAAGACGAAGTGCTCTCGATCGCGAAGAAGTACCGCGATTTAAGAATCCCGATCGACAATGTCATACAGGATTGGGATTACTGGAACGGTGCAAAGAACTGGAGCGGCATGTTCTTCGATAAAACGCGGTTCCCTCACCCGAAAGAGATGACCGACAGCTTGCACGGCATGAATTTCCATTTCATGATTTCCATTTGGCCGGCACTCGGTCCGAACACCGAGATATACCATGATATGGAGAAAAGAGGATTTCTATATTCGCCGGTAGGCTGGGGCGGTTTCAAATATTATGACGCATATAACCCGGCCGCGGACAAACTCTACTGGAAGTATTTGAAGAATGGGCTTCTCTCAAAGGGTGTCGACGCGTGGTGGATCGACTCCACTGAGCCCGACCTGATAAACGCGAACACTGTCGAGTCGACCGAGTACGAGATGAAGCGAGTCGGCAACAACCATCTCGGGTCGTGGGCAAGGTATCTCAACGCGTTCTCGCTCGCGATGACCGACCAGCTTTATTCTAACTACAGGAGAGAATATTCCGATAAGCGGTTCTACGTCCTGACAAGGTCTACTTTCGCCGGCCAGCAGCGCGCGGCCGCAACGACCTGGACGGGCGACATCGGAGCGAGCTGGGAAATCTACAGGAACCAGATCTCAGCGGGAATAAATCACTCGATGTCTGGAATACCGTACTATACTTTTGACATCGGCGCGTTCGTTCTCGGCGCGTACGGCGGAGTCTTCAACAGGGGCGGGAACGATCCCGCATACGAGGAATTGTACGCACGGATGTTCCAGTTCGGAGCGTTCTGCCCGATATTCCGCGCCCACGGATCCGAAACGCCGCGCGAAATCTGGGCGTTCTCAGACACGATCGGCACCGGCGAGAAGTTCTCCGACGCCATGTTAGAAGTCGACAACCTGCGGTACCGCCTCCTTCCCTACATTTATTCTCTCGCCTGGAAGGTCACAAGCCAGGGATACACGATCATGCGCGGACTCCCGATGGATTTTGAGTCGGACCCAAAGACTTATGACATCGACAATGAATTCATGTTCGGCCCCTCAATCCTTGTCTGCCCCGTCACGCGATGGATGTACTATCGTCCCCCGGAGCCAAGTGTCCTCATCGGGCCGGAATCCTTCCGAACAGACAATGGCGAACCCGGTATACTCGCGACATATTGCCGCGACAGCAAACACAAGATTGTCACAAAGCAGGAAGTTGAACCGAACATAAACATGAATTGGTATGCAACGGGAAGACCGGCCTACGTGACCGATTCATCCTTCTCGATCAGGTGGGAAGGCAAGCTCGTTCCCGTGGAAAGTGGGAAATACCAGTTCCATATGAGAAGTTATGATGCGAAAAGAATCATTCTCGATGGAAAGCAGCTACCGATCGTCTATACGAGCGTCGAACAATTCACAGATACTTTAGACCTGATCGCGGGAAAAGAATACAGCTTCGTCCTCGAAACGGAGAACGCGACACCTGGAGCGGCCCACATGGAGTTGAACTGGAAAACGCCATCGATATTCGGTCGCGAGAATGTAAATGAGCCTCGTCCGAAGACCACAGAGGTCTATCTGCCAAATTGCGGAGGCTGGTACGATTTCTGGACAGGCGAGAAGTACGAAGGCGGACAGAACATCCTGGCGGACGCACCCATTGACAAGATTCCCATTTACGTTCGGACCGGCTCGATAATACCGATGGGACCCTTTGTCCAATACTCGACCGAGAAACCCGCCGACCCGATAGAACTTCGCATCTATCCCGGTGCCGACGGCCGATTTACTCTCTACGAAGACGAGAACGACAACTATGATTATGAAAAAGGTATCTACTCAACAATCACTTTCGAGTGGATTGATTCAGCGGGAACTCTTACAGTCGGGAAAAGAGTCGGGACTTTTCCCGGCATGCTGAAGGACAGAACGTTTAATGTAATTCTCGTCGACAAGGAGCTCGGGATCGGCGTCGAGTCGGAAAAAAGAGTCACTGAAGTTATCAAATACAGCGGCAGCGAGTCAAAGGTAAAATTGTGA
- a CDS encoding ceramide glucosyltransferase produces MKEIMELVLSVGIAYYLITLIATYVKILTARVGSKVKATRTEFLPPITILKPVTGVDGNLRENLLSFINQDYPEFEIVVGIQSPDDPAIQLIHELIEEFPESKIELVVSDRTLGFNPKINNLYGMMPHASYDYMVISDSNVIVRDDYLRTNIQHFQDKNVGLVTNLIRGVGGENIGALFENLHLNSFVIGNVSLLALASRQVVVGKSIFFRKSQFDTLGGIWELRNYLAEDYLMGRIYKKNGYKVVVSPNVITTTNHSWNMKRFLNRHTRWAQLRWNLNKLAYIGELLANFSLWSLAYMIFSGFSYEASVIAGLCWLVKITGDSLMNYTLNTGLGFRHCVAAPFKDIVIGMTWPVPLVNRKTKWRGNPVKITRNTLLLPTE; encoded by the coding sequence ATGAAAGAAATAATGGAACTCGTCCTCAGCGTCGGTATCGCGTACTACCTCATCACCCTTATAGCAACTTATGTTAAAATCCTGACCGCGAGAGTAGGGTCGAAGGTCAAGGCTACAAGAACTGAATTCCTTCCACCAATTACAATTCTCAAACCCGTGACCGGTGTGGACGGGAATCTCCGGGAAAATCTTCTTTCATTCATTAACCAGGACTATCCTGAATTCGAAATCGTGGTGGGAATCCAATCGCCTGACGATCCCGCAATCCAGCTTATCCACGAACTCATCGAAGAATTTCCGGAAAGCAAAATCGAGCTTGTTGTCAGCGATCGAACACTGGGATTCAATCCGAAAATAAATAATCTCTATGGCATGATGCCGCATGCTTCGTATGATTACATGGTCATAAGCGACAGCAACGTGATTGTGAGAGACGATTACCTGCGAACTAACATCCAGCACTTTCAGGACAAGAATGTCGGACTGGTTACTAATCTCATACGAGGGGTAGGCGGCGAGAATATCGGCGCACTATTCGAGAATCTTCATCTAAACTCGTTTGTGATCGGAAATGTCAGCCTACTCGCGCTTGCGAGCAGACAGGTTGTCGTTGGGAAATCGATTTTCTTCAGAAAGTCGCAGTTCGATACGCTGGGCGGGATATGGGAGCTGCGGAATTACCTCGCGGAAGACTATCTGATGGGAAGGATCTACAAGAAGAACGGTTACAAGGTCGTGGTTTCGCCGAACGTTATCACCACGACAAACCATTCATGGAACATGAAGCGATTTCTGAACAGACACACGAGGTGGGCGCAACTCAGATGGAATTTGAATAAGCTGGCGTACATCGGCGAGCTCCTGGCCAACTTCTCGCTCTGGTCCCTGGCATACATGATTTTCTCTGGATTTTCTTACGAAGCGTCCGTCATAGCCGGCCTGTGTTGGCTCGTCAAAATAACCGGCGACTCGCTGATGAACTACACGTTGAACACCGGTCTCGGCTTTCGTCATTGCGTGGCAGCCCCCTTCAAAGATATCGTGATTGGGATGACATGGCCCGTCCCTCTAGTGAATCGCAAAACAAAATGGCGCGGAAATCCGGTGAAGATAACGCGCAATACACTTCTTCTTCCCACCGAATAG
- a CDS encoding ATP-binding protein has translation MSDRASESAGLLDEAWLSLLTEQIPLGSLHIFDKDLRHVFNAGDELRKWGTSGQALCNRNIREVLDDKLADLMEKNLSRVLKGETVTFEGEYSGNRYLSRAVPFTNPSDGQTYIILHSLNLTELENGNGFSNQEEPVEGRGTTFRGDGNPVRKDDGVSFRPLSEKVSDFVAILDREGKHIYANPAYRSLFKDPDTLSQKTFLDLVHIDDRKKVAQFIGEDSTPGVDRRVELRLMAGDGNARYVEARAERLDNEASSHILVVSHDITESKKLEEQFLRAQRLESLGTLASGISHDLNNVLTPVILGVAALDRTLTDDRSKIILKMIESSLSRGRDIVKQVLTFARGVEGEHMVVQPRHIIHEAVTLMRATFSKSISIVEATPQTLWLISGDATRLTQLLMNLGVNARDAMPDGGTLNITAENIFVDSKHAAMHENITPGRFVLIGVQDTGTGMDPELMERIFEPFFTTKEYGKGSGLGLSIVRDIVNGHSGFIELQSEPGVGTTFKVYIPATDGETTIQADEWDGKSPYGHNELLLVVDDELSVCQITKQTLESFGYRVLTANDGAEAVAIYADQGREIALVLIDIMMPVMDGPRTIRALKRLNPRLKVIATSGLVSENHAALEGELIPDAFIAKPYTAAKFLRTIDSVLRDNKNT, from the coding sequence ATGAGCGATAGGGCGTCCGAATCCGCGGGGCTTCTAGATGAGGCCTGGTTGAGTTTACTCACCGAACAAATTCCTCTCGGCTCACTTCACATTTTTGACAAGGACCTCAGGCACGTCTTCAATGCTGGAGACGAGCTTCGAAAATGGGGGACATCCGGACAAGCTCTCTGTAACAGAAACATCCGAGAAGTTCTGGATGATAAGCTAGCGGACTTAATGGAGAAGAATCTTTCGCGGGTTCTGAAAGGCGAGACCGTTACCTTCGAAGGGGAATATTCAGGAAACCGTTATCTTTCGCGCGCTGTTCCATTTACGAATCCGTCGGACGGTCAAACGTACATAATTCTTCATTCGCTGAACCTGACCGAGCTGGAAAATGGAAATGGTTTCTCGAACCAGGAGGAGCCGGTTGAAGGTCGCGGCACAACTTTTCGTGGTGACGGTAATCCGGTGAGGAAGGACGACGGCGTTTCATTCCGGCCGTTGTCCGAAAAAGTTAGCGATTTTGTCGCGATTCTCGACAGGGAGGGAAAACATATCTATGCAAACCCGGCATACCGCAGCCTGTTCAAAGATCCTGACACGCTTAGTCAGAAAACATTTTTGGATCTCGTCCATATCGACGATCGCAAGAAAGTGGCGCAATTCATAGGCGAGGATTCGACCCCGGGTGTCGATAGACGGGTGGAATTGCGGTTGATGGCAGGAGACGGGAATGCCCGCTACGTCGAAGCCAGGGCGGAACGCCTCGACAACGAGGCCTCGTCACACATTTTGGTTGTTAGTCATGATATCACGGAAAGCAAGAAACTCGAGGAACAGTTCCTGAGGGCGCAGCGGCTGGAAAGTCTGGGCACACTCGCATCAGGGATTTCCCACGATCTGAATAACGTGCTCACGCCGGTGATCCTCGGAGTGGCGGCTCTTGATCGCACGCTTACGGATGATCGGAGCAAGATCATTCTTAAGATGATCGAATCGAGTCTAAGCAGGGGCCGCGATATCGTCAAGCAGGTGCTGACGTTCGCGCGCGGTGTCGAGGGCGAGCATATGGTGGTACAACCGCGTCACATCATTCACGAGGCCGTGACACTGATGAGGGCAACCTTCTCCAAATCGATTTCGATAGTCGAAGCTACTCCGCAAACCCTATGGCTCATCAGCGGTGATGCCACACGGCTTACTCAGCTTTTGATGAACCTCGGAGTGAACGCCCGCGATGCTATGCCTGATGGCGGCACGTTAAACATCACCGCTGAGAATATTTTCGTGGATTCAAAGCATGCGGCGATGCACGAAAACATCACCCCCGGCCGATTTGTTCTGATCGGTGTGCAAGATACCGGCACCGGAATGGATCCGGAGCTGATGGAGCGGATCTTCGAGCCTTTTTTCACCACAAAAGAATATGGCAAGGGTTCAGGGCTTGGCTTGTCTATCGTCCGCGACATAGTCAACGGCCATTCCGGCTTCATCGAGCTCCAGAGCGAGCCGGGAGTCGGTACGACTTTCAAGGTTTACATCCCCGCCACGGATGGAGAGACCACCATACAAGCCGACGAATGGGACGGTAAATCGCCTTACGGTCATAATGAGCTTCTCCTCGTTGTCGACGACGAGCTTTCCGTCTGTCAGATTACAAAACAGACGCTGGAATCTTTCGGCTACAGGGTGTTGACAGCAAATGACGGGGCAGAGGCAGTTGCCATTTACGCGGATCAGGGACGTGAGATCGCTCTGGTACTGATCGATATCATGATGCCTGTTATGGACGGACCGAGAACCATCCGCGCGCTGAAAAGGCTGAACCCGCGCCTGAAAGTCATCGCCACAAGCGGCCTCGTAAGCGAAAACCACGCCGCCCTTGAGGGAGAACTCATCCCGGATGCCTTCATAGCGAAACCTTATACCGCGGCGAAATTCCTCAGGACGATAGACTCAGTGCTCCGCGACAATAAAAATACGTGA
- a CDS encoding M1 family metallopeptidase — MKRLAYLFLFISILTSQKILAQEPSHYNWGPFTKADTLRGFLSPVRTCYDVTYYHLDITVDTSTQSVRGSNTIRFKVVTPFDRMQVDLFANMNVDSIAAEDGTLLKYSREFGAVFIDLPKLLEAGTEHQILFYYSGKPQIAKNPPWDGGFVWKRDKEGRPWIMVTCQGTGASLWWPNKDHQSDEPDSMLLTVTVPSNLEDVSNGRLRSKIDLPNGMSQYNWFMSYPINNYDVTLNIGVYSHFSDTYTSSDGSKLTLDYYVLPENLQKAKVQFKEVKTMLAAYEKYFGKYPFYRDGYKLIESSHNGMEHQTAVAYGNHYQMGYEGRASSDVGLKFDFIIVHESAHEWWGNSLTSKDLADMWMHESFGAYAEALYVEYNWGHKAALDYINAKRQNVRNDKPMIGPYNVNQEGSGDMYDKGQLVLNTLRDVINDDPLWFSILKGFQEKYAYKTVDADDLINYINERTNSDYNYFFEQYYRYATLPELMVIAGKKGNETELRFKWNADDKAFKMPIKVTTARDHFEFIHPTTDWQTMKVKNLDPKDFKVDEDEFFCKVRILRFYLDPNSEVKLF; from the coding sequence ATGAAGAGACTCGCATACCTTTTCTTATTCATTTCGATTCTAACGTCCCAGAAAATCTTGGCGCAGGAGCCGTCGCATTATAACTGGGGACCGTTCACCAAGGCCGATACCCTCCGCGGTTTTCTCTCTCCTGTCCGGACGTGCTATGATGTCACGTATTATCACCTCGATATCACGGTTGATACATCGACTCAGTCGGTCCGCGGATCAAACACAATCAGGTTCAAGGTCGTGACCCCTTTCGACAGGATGCAGGTGGATTTGTTCGCGAACATGAATGTAGACAGCATCGCAGCGGAAGACGGCACACTGCTGAAATATTCGCGCGAGTTCGGGGCGGTATTCATCGACCTTCCCAAACTTCTCGAGGCCGGGACCGAGCACCAGATCTTGTTCTACTACTCGGGCAAACCGCAGATCGCCAAGAATCCGCCCTGGGACGGCGGCTTCGTTTGGAAGAGGGACAAGGAAGGCCGCCCGTGGATCATGGTCACGTGTCAGGGCACCGGTGCGAGCTTGTGGTGGCCGAACAAGGATCACCAATCCGACGAGCCGGACAGTATGCTGCTCACTGTTACCGTACCATCAAATCTCGAGGATGTCTCCAACGGAAGACTACGCAGCAAGATCGATTTGCCGAACGGCATGAGCCAATACAACTGGTTCATGAGTTATCCGATCAACAATTACGATGTCACGCTCAACATTGGCGTCTACTCGCACTTCAGCGATACTTACACGAGCAGTGACGGCAGCAAACTGACGCTCGATTATTACGTCCTTCCGGAAAATTTGCAAAAGGCCAAAGTACAATTCAAAGAAGTAAAGACGATGCTGGCAGCATATGAGAAATATTTCGGCAAATACCCGTTTTACCGGGACGGCTACAAATTGATAGAGTCGTCTCACAACGGTATGGAACATCAGACCGCGGTGGCTTATGGCAACCACTACCAGATGGGATACGAAGGTCGCGCAAGTTCGGATGTCGGATTGAAATTCGATTTCATAATCGTACACGAGAGCGCGCACGAGTGGTGGGGAAACAGCTTGACATCCAAGGATCTTGCCGATATGTGGATGCACGAAAGTTTCGGCGCTTATGCCGAAGCCCTGTATGTCGAGTACAACTGGGGTCACAAAGCGGCGCTCGATTATATAAATGCAAAGAGGCAGAATGTCAGGAACGACAAGCCGATGATCGGGCCGTACAATGTGAACCAGGAAGGCTCCGGCGACATGTACGACAAAGGTCAGCTCGTGCTGAACACGCTACGGGATGTCATAAACGATGATCCGCTGTGGTTCTCAATCCTGAAGGGCTTCCAGGAGAAGTATGCGTACAAAACCGTCGACGCGGATGATCTCATCAACTATATAAATGAGAGAACCAATTCAGATTATAACTATTTCTTCGAGCAGTATTACCGATACGCCACGCTTCCGGAATTGATGGTAATCGCAGGAAAGAAGGGGAACGAGACTGAGTTGCGATTTAAATGGAACGCGGACGATAAGGCCTTCAAGATGCCGATAAAGGTCACGACCGCCAGGGATCATTTCGAGTTCATTCACCCGACGACTGATTGGCAGACGATGAAAGTGAAGAATCTTGATCCAAAGGATTTCAAGGTCGATGAGGATGAGTTCTTCTGCAAGGTGAGGATCTTGCGGTTTTATCTCGATCCGAACAGCGAGGTCAAACTTTTTTAG